GCCGTGTGGTTTCAGGGTCGCGGCTTGCGCCGCTCCTATAGAAGGCGGGCGTCGCGCGGCTTTGGGGTAGGAGCGGCGTGAGCCGCGACCGCGCCAGAGGGCGGCGAGCGTTAGCTTCGAAGGGGCATCGCGGCTGCGCGGACGACGGCAACCGGATCCGCGCCGGAGGCCCAGGGTTCGCGGTCGCGGCTTACGCCGCTCCTACTCCAAGGCATCGCCGGCTCAGTCGAGGTAGGCGCGGATCAGGGTGTTGAGGTGGACGCGTTCGGCGTCGCGCAGGAACGGGGCCAGCAGCATCATCACCTGGACGATGCCGTCGCGGATCGCGGCGTGCTCGTCCTTGTCGCCGCGGGCGGCGGCGTAGTTGAGCCAGAAGGTGGCGATCACCAGCACGTTGGTGGCGGTGGCGGCCAGTTCGTCGCTGGAGGCGCGCATGACCCCGGCCTGGGACAGGCCGCGCATGACGGTGTGGGCCTGCTCGTCGGCGCGCTTGAGGATGCGGGCGAAGCGCAAGCGCAAGCGGCGGTTGCGGCTGAGGATCTCGACCAGGTCGCGGTACAGGAAGCGGTAGTCCCAGATGCACTCGAACACCAGGTGCAACTGCAGCCAGATGTCCTCCAGCCCGGGCAGGCGGCCCTGCGGCGCGGCCAGGGCGCTGTCCATGCGCTCCTCGAAGCGCGCGAACAGCTGCTCGATGATGTCGTCCTTGTTGCGGAAGTGGTAATACAGATTGCCCGGGCTGATCTCCAGCTCGTCGGCGATATGGTTGGTGGTGACGTTGGGCTCGCCCTGGGCGTTGAACATGGTCAACGCCGCGTCGAGGATGCGCTGGCGGGTCTGTTTCGCCACGGGATCAACCCGCCCTGCAACGTCGCGCCGCCGGTCGGCGCTCCCGGCGCGGCATCAGCCGCGCAGCTTCTTCACGAGGTCGACGTACTTCTTCATCGCCTCGTCCTGGCCGGTGCCCGTGAGCTTGGCCCAGGCCTCGTACTTGGCGGTGCCGACGAAGTCGAAGAAGCCCGGCTTGGGGCCGCTGACGTCGCCTTCGGCGCCCTGCTTGTACAGCGCGTACAGGCGCAGCAGGGTGTCGTTGTCGGGGCGCTCGGACAGCGACTGCACATCCTTTGCGGCTTGCTCGAAACTGGACTTCAGATCGGACATGGCGTGCCCCTCCCGGCGGCCAAGGTGGATGCGGCATTACCGCATGCGTGGCCGGGGTGGTCAATACGGAAGGGAATTGTTCGCCGGCCCGGGCTCTGGCAAGTTAGGCGCATGTGGGTACCTGCCGCCGCCGCGCGGCCGAATGGGGTCAAGGAGAGGGGCATGAGTTATTTCGTTACCGGCGCGACCGGGTTCATCGGCCGGTTTCTGGTCAGCAACCTGCTCAAGCGCAAGGGCACGATCTATGTGCTGGTGCGCAAGGATTCGCAGAAGAAGTTCGAAGCCACGGCCAAGAAGATGGGCTGGGACATGAAGCGGGTGGTGCCGGTCAACGGCGATATGACCGCGGCCAAGTGCGGTCTGAGCGCCGCCCAGATCCGCAATCTGAGCGGCAAGGTCAGGCACTTCTTCCATCTGGCGGCGATCTACGACCTCACCGCCAGCGCCCAGGCCCAGCGCGCGGCCAACATCGACGGCACCCAGCACGCGCTGGACCTGGCCGCCGCGCTCAACGTGGGCTGCTTCCACCACACCAGCTCGATCGCCGCCGCCGGCCTGTACCCGGGCGTGTTCCGCGAGGACATGTTCGACGAAGCCGAGGGCCTGGACGATCCCTACCTGCGCACCAAGCACGACTCCGAGGGCCTGGTGCGCGCGGAGAAGCGGGTCAAGTGGCGCATCTACCGCCCCGGCATGGTGGTGGGCCACTCGCAGACCGGCGAGATGGACAAGATCGACGGCCCGTACTACTTCTTCACCTTCCTCAAGAAGCTGCGCGAAATGCTGCCGCCGTGGATGCCGATGCTGGGCATCGAGGGCGGGCGCATCAACATCATCCCGGTCGACTACGTGGTCGACGCGATGGACCACATCGCGCACAAGCCCAAGCTCGACGGCCACTGCTTCCACCTGACCGACCCCGAACCGCAGCGGGTGGGCGAGGTGCTCAACACCTTCGCCCGCGCCGGCCACACGCCGGAAATGACCATGCGCATCGACGCGCGCATGTTCGCCTTCGTGCCCAGCGGCATCCGCGGCGCGGTCGGCAACCTGCCGCCCGTCAAGCGCTTCGTCGGCATGCTGCTGCGCGACTTCAAGATCCCCAAGGAAGTGATGAAGTTCATCACCTATCCGACCCGCTTCGACAACCGCGAGACCGAACGCGCGCTGCGCGGCAGCGGGATCAAGGTGCCGAACCTGGACAGCTACGCCTGGCGCCTGTGGGATTACTGGGAACGCCACCTGGACCCGGACCTGTTCGTCGACCGCACCCTCAAGGGCAAGGTCCGCAACAAGGTGGTGGTGATCACCGGCGGCTCCTCGGGCATCGGCCTGGCGACGGCGGAGAAGGTGGCCGCGGCCGGCGCGATCACGGTGATCGTGGCGCGCGGCGAGGAGGAGCTGTACAAGGCGCGCGACGCGATGAAGGCCGCCGGCGGCAAGGTTTTCGCCTATACCGCGGACCTGGCCGACATGGCCGACTGCGACCGCCTGGTCAAGCAGATCCTGGACGAGCACGGCCACGTCGACATCCTGGTCAACAACGCCGGCCGTTCGATCCGCCGCTCGATCGAACTCAGCTACGACCGCTTCCACGATTTCGAGCGCACCATGCAGCTCAACTACTTCGGCAGCCTGCGTCTGATCATGGGCTTCATGCCGAAGATGACCGAGCGCCGCAAGGGCCACATCATCAACATCTCCTCGATCGGCGTGCTGGCCAATTCGCCGCGCTTCTCGGCCTACGTGGCCAGCAAGGCGGCGCTGGACGCGTTCAGCCGCTGCGCCCAGGGCGAGCTGTCGGGCAAGGGCATCAGCTTCACCACGATCAACATGCCGCTGGTGAAGACGCCGATGATCGCGCCGACCAAGATGTACGACAGCGTGCCCACGCTGACCCCGGACGAGGCCGCCGACCTGGTGGTCAAGGGCATCATCGAGCGGCCCAGCCGCATCGCCACCCGTCTGGGCATCTTCGCCTCGGTCATCAACGCGCTCGCGCCCAAGGCCTACGAAGTGGTGATGAGCACGGCCTTCGAGCTGTTCCCGGACTCGGCCGCGGCCAAGGGCGACCGCAAGGGTCTGAAGGACGAGCATGCCAGCAACGAACAGATCGCGTTCGCGGCGCTGATGCGCGGCGTGCATTGGTAAAGGTGGGGTAGCTCACCCATCCCTCCAACAGTTCCCCCCTTTGAAAAAGGGGGGCACAGCAAAGGGGGCTTTGTATGGGCGGGCTCAGTAAGGCGGCTAGGCGCGGACTACGCGCCTAAGCGCTCAATACGTCTTGCATTGCAAGAACCGCACGCGCTGGGTGCTGCCCGGCGGCGGTTGCAGTTGCAGGCGCGAGGAGCGCAGGAAGGCATAGCGCTCGAGGATGCCGCAGATCTGCTGCACGTCGGTGCTGGATTCGTCCAGGCGGTAGACCACCAGGGTCGAGGACGTGGACCACAGCGCGCGCTCCACGCCGGGCAGCGAGGACACCATGCGGATCACCTCGCCGCGCTCGTACTGCTCGCGGTTGGGGTCGGCCGGAGCGGCGGCGCTGAGCGCCGGCTCGGCGGCCACGGGCGCCGCGGGCGCAGGTTCGGGCGCGGCAGTCACCGGCGCCACAGGCGCGACGGGCGCCTGCGCGGGCTTGGGCAGCAGCAGGAACACCGCGGCGCCGACCACCACCGCGGCGGCCCAGCCGAACACGGTCTCGCGCACGACCTGCTTGCGCGCAGCGGCGCTGAGGTCGTCGCGCAGCGATGGCGGCAGCAACGGGCGCACCAGCGACCACAGCGCCGGGCCGTCGTAGAGCTCCAGTTCCACGCCGCGCACTTCCGACGCGGCGATGCGGCCGGGCGTGGCCAGCACGCCGCCGCTGGCGCCGGCGAAGCGAACCGCGTTGGCGAACTCGGCCACCACCGCCGCGCCGACCAGGTAGTTGGCATGGCCCTGCTTGCAGGCCAGCAGCCAGGGGTGGCCGTCGCGCTGCAGGCGCAGTTCCTCGGACTGGGTGCCGCGTTCCAGGGTCTGCTCCACCGATTCGGCCTCGAAGCCGCGCGGCTGCAGGGCCTCGATCACCAGCCGCGAAAACTCGCGCCAGCGCATGTTGGCCAGCGCCTCGATGCCGGCGCGGGTCTCGGCGCGGCGCCGCCGGTGCAGCCACAGATAAGCGCTGATCGCGCCTCCCAGCAGCAGGGCGACGATCAGAGCGGTCAGCAGCGACACGACTGGGGACATGCAGGCCTCAGGCCGGATGTGGGGCGCAAAATATACGCCACCCGGCACCCTTCGCCGCGGCCATGGTTCACGGTCCGGGGTGTGCTAGGCGCTGCGGCCGTGGTCCGGCGCCGGTTATCAGCCCAACGCGACGGCGCGCGGGCGGCGGACAAAGAAAGCCCGCCAGTCCGGAACCGTAAGGGGAGGGGAGCATACGGGCAGACGGACTGGCGGGCTTGGAGCGGCGCGCCGGACCGGCCGGCGCGCGGTATTGCGGTACCGCTGAACTTACGGCGCGACCGGCGGCTTGGGCTTGGCGACGGCCTTGCGCGGCGCCTTGGCGGCGGCCTTCTTCAGCGCCGGCTGCTTGGCCACCTTCTTGGCGGCGGTGACCTTCTGCGCCTTGGCGGCGGCGGGCTTGGCGGCCGCCTTGGCAGCGGGCTTGCCGCCCTGACGGCGCAGCTCGGCGGTCAGCGCATCCACGCGCTGGCTCAGTCCGGCCAGGTCGTCGCGGCCGGGCACGCCCAGCTTGACCAGGGCGCGCTGCACGCGCTCTTCGAACACCTTTTCCAGGCGATCCCAGGTGTCGGCGGCGCGTTCGCGCGCGTGGCCGACCTTGGACTCGACCGCATCGCGCAGGGCGTCGGCCTGGCCGCCGGTGAACTTGCGCGCGGTCTGCTCCAGGCTCAGGCCTTCCTTGACCAGGCCTTCGAACAGCTTGGTGCCCTCGGCCTGGGCGCGGCTGAAGGCGCCGACGCCGGCCAGCCAGATCTGCTGCGCCGATTCGCTCAGGGTCTTGGACAGGCGCTCGGCCTGTTCCTGGGCGCTGGCGCTGGCCGTGGTCTTGCTGGCGGAAGCGGTCTTCTTCGCGTTCTTCTTGAACTTGGCCATGAGCTGCCCTCCGAGCGGGCGTAGATTCGATGTCACCGCACGATGGCGGTGGTGTCTAGAGCTTTCACACCATTGGACGGCACGCGCCGCCAAGGCCGATGGAAATCAGCGAAGCCCGAGCGGCGCCAGCGCTTTCATCCATTCCCAGCGAACCCATCCAAGCCCGCGCACAGCGCAGTTACTTGGCCTTGGCCCGGCTGCGCCGGCGCTCGACCAGATGGTCCACGTCGTCCAGTGCGCGGCGCAGGCGTGCCGTGGTCTCGGTGTCGCGCGGTGGCGCGCCGATGCCGTCGAGGATGGAGCGGTCGGTCTGGGCCAGCACCTCGTCGCGCAAGCGGATGCCGTGCGCGGCCAGCACCGGACGCAGGGCGTCGGCGCGCTGGCGCAGGTCGGCCAGGGTGTTGCGGTAGGCGATCTCGCAGATGCGCCGGCGCGAGGAGAAGCTGAAGGCGTTGGTGAAGAACAGCTCGCCGTCGTCCGGATTGGGCTCGAACACCAACTGGTCGATGTTCGGGTACTGCTGGGCATAGCGCGCCAGGCCCACCTGCATGCGCGACTGCAGCAGGGTGCGGAAGGTCTGCGACAGCACCGCCGGCAGGCCGCCGGCGGCCAGGCTG
The sequence above is a segment of the Lysobacter silvisoli genome. Coding sequences within it:
- a CDS encoding TetR/AcrR family transcriptional regulator — its product is MAKQTRQRILDAALTMFNAQGEPNVTTNHIADELEISPGNLYYHFRNKDDIIEQLFARFEERMDSALAAPQGRLPGLEDIWLQLHLVFECIWDYRFLYRDLVEILSRNRRLRLRFARILKRADEQAHTVMRGLSQAGVMRASSDELAATATNVLVIATFWLNYAAARGDKDEHAAIRDGIVQVMMLLAPFLRDAERVHLNTLIRAYLD
- a CDS encoding acyl-CoA-binding protein → MSDLKSSFEQAAKDVQSLSERPDNDTLLRLYALYKQGAEGDVSGPKPGFFDFVGTAKYEAWAKLTGTGQDEAMKKYVDLVKKLRG
- a CDS encoding SDR family oxidoreductase → MSYFVTGATGFIGRFLVSNLLKRKGTIYVLVRKDSQKKFEATAKKMGWDMKRVVPVNGDMTAAKCGLSAAQIRNLSGKVRHFFHLAAIYDLTASAQAQRAANIDGTQHALDLAAALNVGCFHHTSSIAAAGLYPGVFREDMFDEAEGLDDPYLRTKHDSEGLVRAEKRVKWRIYRPGMVVGHSQTGEMDKIDGPYYFFTFLKKLREMLPPWMPMLGIEGGRINIIPVDYVVDAMDHIAHKPKLDGHCFHLTDPEPQRVGEVLNTFARAGHTPEMTMRIDARMFAFVPSGIRGAVGNLPPVKRFVGMLLRDFKIPKEVMKFITYPTRFDNRETERALRGSGIKVPNLDSYAWRLWDYWERHLDPDLFVDRTLKGKVRNKVVVITGGSSGIGLATAEKVAAAGAITVIVARGEEELYKARDAMKAAGGKVFAYTADLADMADCDRLVKQILDEHGHVDILVNNAGRSIRRSIELSYDRFHDFERTMQLNYFGSLRLIMGFMPKMTERRKGHIINISSIGVLANSPRFSAYVASKAALDAFSRCAQGELSGKGISFTTINMPLVKTPMIAPTKMYDSVPTLTPDEAADLVVKGIIERPSRIATRLGIFASVINALAPKAYEVVMSTAFELFPDSAAAKGDRKGLKDEHASNEQIAFAALMRGVHW
- a CDS encoding restriction endonuclease — translated: MSPVVSLLTALIVALLLGGAISAYLWLHRRRRAETRAGIEALANMRWREFSRLVIEALQPRGFEAESVEQTLERGTQSEELRLQRDGHPWLLACKQGHANYLVGAAVVAEFANAVRFAGASGGVLATPGRIAASEVRGVELELYDGPALWSLVRPLLPPSLRDDLSAAARKQVVRETVFGWAAAVVVGAAVFLLLPKPAQAPVAPVAPVTAAPEPAPAAPVAAEPALSAAAPADPNREQYERGEVIRMVSSLPGVERALWSTSSTLVVYRLDESSTDVQQICGILERYAFLRSSRLQLQPPPGSTQRVRFLQCKTY
- a CDS encoding phasin family protein; the encoded protein is MAKFKKNAKKTASASKTTASASAQEQAERLSKTLSESAQQIWLAGVGAFSRAQAEGTKLFEGLVKEGLSLEQTARKFTGGQADALRDAVESKVGHARERAADTWDRLEKVFEERVQRALVKLGVPGRDDLAGLSQRVDALTAELRRQGGKPAAKAAAKPAAAKAQKVTAAKKVAKQPALKKAAAKAPRKAVAKPKPPVAP